One genomic window of Glycine soja cultivar W05 chromosome 9, ASM419377v2, whole genome shotgun sequence includes the following:
- the LOC114425667 gene encoding uncharacterized protein LOC114425667 has translation MASVTYIERRYNHDIYTVCLAENYITVTVTASASVVKRWLSSTLYFNRYFVDQERLVVGLGVQWTRGGHDPPPDTLQLCVGRRCLIFQLAHADYVPESLRTFLNDPSHTFVGFWNHSDRLKLACSEHELEMAMDPLDLRLCFESLTRDSVETIVAKCLGYRVPQRRDISVSAWYVEYLSNDQVAYATVDAFCAFLIGRNIRAWQFICQ, from the coding sequence AAAACTACATCACCGTCACCGTCACCGCCAGCGCCTCCGTGGTCAAGCGGTGGCTCTCCTCCACGCTCTACTTCAACCGCTACTTCGTCGACCAGGAGCGCCTCGTTGTCGGCCTCGGCGTGCAGTGGACTCGCGGCGGCCACGATCCTCCGCCGGACACGCTTCAGCTCTGCGTCGGCCGCCGCTGCCTCATCTTCCAGCTCGCGCACGCCGACTACGTGCCGGAGAGCCTCCGCACGTTCCTGAACGATCCTTCGCACACCTTCGTCGGATTCTGGAACCACTCCGATCGCCTTAAGCTCGCGTGTTCGGAGCACGAGTTGGAGATGGCGATGGATCCTCTGGATCTGAGGCTCTGCTTCGAGAGCCTCACGCGGGATTCGGTGGAAACGATCGTAGCGAAGTGCCTCGGTTACCGAGTGCCGCAGCGGAGAGACATAAGCGTGAGCGCGTGGTATGTTGAATATCTCAGCAACGATCAAGTTGCTTATGCGACGGTTGATGCTTTCTGCGCGTTCCTCATCGGTAGGAATATCAGAGCCTGGCAATTCATCTGTCAGTAA